From one Dermacentor variabilis isolate Ectoservices chromosome 3, ASM5094787v1, whole genome shotgun sequence genomic stretch:
- the LOC142574467 gene encoding high-affinity choline transporter 1-like, with protein MAVYLTALVAVIFYYIAVMGVGVWSGRKLHKNDRQRASTHESNHSHALHGRFVQKLFLADGRLSVFLGIFSMTATWVGGGYLNGAAEAVYTGGIVHCYAPIGYAVSLMLGGCLFAKKMRRANAITMLDPFQQHYGRWMGLLLCLPTVCGEVFWTAAMPAALSQTAGVIMEVNSAIFVVASASIILFYTALGGYYSVSYTDVFQIGSTAAFLWICVPFAAKSHAINALRPPHNNWIGEVSLKDVVRLVDGFLVTALGGIPWQVYFQRVLGSESHFAARMFSYLAAIGCLFLALPPAILGAMAKTANFTAVGYPGPAMLRDRDSLRVLPFSIHYLTTPAVSVLGMIGILAAVMSSVDSSMLSASAMVTWNVYHALIRPKASESEVALTLRLMVCAIGASATYLALSVQSVFDLWVLCSDAVYVLLFPQLVCVFYLKSTNAYGSVGGEGSENLAANPVHSRKRCFNNGVHCSIDTVSLSAHLRINLVPMQ; from the exons ATGGCGGTCTACCTGACCGCTCTGGTCGCCGTGATATTCTACTACATCGCTGTTATGGGCGTCGGCGTGTGGTCGGGCCGCAAGCTGCACAAGAACGATCGTCAGCGAGCGAGCACCCACGAGTCCAACCACTCGCACGCTTTGCACGGACGCTTCGTGCAGAAACTGTTCCTGGCCGACGGGAGGCTGTCGGTCTTCCTCGGGATATTCTCCATGACGG CGACCTGGGTCGGTGGTGGCTACCTTAACGGAGCGGCCGAGGCTGTCTACACTGGCGGTATCGTGCACTGCTATGCTCCGATCGGGTACGCCGTCAGCCTTATGCTCG GTGGCTGTCTGTTCGCGAAGAAGATGCGAAGGGCTAACGCCATCACCATGCTGGACCCTTTCCAACAGCACTACGGCCGTTGGATGGGCTTGTTACTCTGCCTGCCAACCGTGTGTGGCGAAGTATTCTGGACAGCCGCGATGCCGGCGGCGTTAA GTCAAACGGCCGGCGTCATCATGGAGGTGAACTCTGCTATATTCgtcgtcgcctcggcgtcgatcATCTTGTTCTACACTGCGCTGGGTGGCTACTACTCGGTCTCGTACACCGACGTCTTCCAGATAGGCAGCACAGCCGCGTTCCTG TGGATATGCGTGCCTTTCGCGGCAAAGAGCCACGCCATCAACGCCCTACGTCCTCCTCATAACAATTGGATCGGTGAAGTCTCGTTGAAAGACGTTGTGAGGCTCGTGGATGGTTTTCTGGTGACCGCCCTGGGAGGCATACCATGGCAG GTCTACTTCCAACGAGTCCTTGGCAGCGAGAGTCACTTTGCTGCCAGGATGTTTTCGTACCTGGCTGCCATAGGATGCCTGTTCCTGGCCCTGCCACCAGCGATCCTCGGAGCCATGGCTAAGACCGCGA ACTTCACGGCGGTCGGCTACCCGGGACCGGCCATGCTGCGCGACCGAGACAGCTTGCGAGTGCTGCCTTTCTCGATCCACTACCTGACGACGCCCGCGGTCTCCGTGCTGGGCATGATCGGCATCCTGGCGGCGGTCATGTCGTCCGTCGACTCGTCCATGCTCAGCGCCTCCGCTATGGTCACCTGGAACGTCTACCACGCGCTCATACGGCCGAAG GCCTCAGAGAGCGAAGTGGCGCTGACGCTCCGCCTCATGGTGTGCGCGATCGGAGCCTCGGCCACCTACCTGGCGCTGTCGGTGCAATCGGTGTTCGACCTGTGGGTCCTCTGCTCGGACGCGGTGTATGTGCTGCTCTTCCCACAGCTCGTGTGCGTGTTCTACCTCAAGAGCACCAATGCCTACGGCTCCGTCGGCGGTGAGGGATCGGAAAATCTTGCCGCCAACCCCGTACATAGTCGCAAGCGGTGTTTCAACAATGGGGTGCACTGCTCGATTGACACTGTATCACTGTCCGCGCACCTACGCATTAACCTCGTCCCCATGCAATAG
- the LOC142573925 gene encoding uncharacterized protein LOC142573925, with protein MVISMSTLILVSLITAVAFENRWLSLRYDVFRCFSDTRPTTEESVQSSDRHRVDGTFSHTLRDRVGSVALAARGISGGKRSRDTTGSDEEIKLALDRRPEHRGKYSESDTNRKPEQSTKRDHTGKAFFRKLSEAKASVESARTSERTHASSRSTFSSARKSSVGNPRQK; from the exons ATGGTTATCAGCATGTCCACCTTGATACTGGTCTCCCTGATCACCGCCGTGGCCTTCGAAAACCGCTGGCTGTCGCTCCGCTACGACGTGTTCCGTTGCTTCAGCGACACGCGGCCAACCACCGAGGAGTCCGTGCAGTCCAGCGACAGACACCGTGTCGACGGCACTTTCAGCCACACACTCCGTGACAGAGTCGGCTCCGTCGCCCTGGCGGCAAGGGGCATATCTGGCGGCAAAAGGAGCCGCGACACTACT GGGAGCGATGAAGAAATCAAGCTCGCTTTGGACAGAAGACCCGAGCACCGCGGGAAATACAGCGAGAGTGATACAAACCGCAAGCCCGAGCAGAGTACCAAGCGCGACCACACGGGCAAGGCGTTCTTTCGAAAGCTGAGCGAGGCCAAGGCAAGCGTCGAGAGTGCTCGCACTAGCGAGCGCACTCACGCTTCTTCTCGCAGCACCTTCAGCTCAGCCAGGAAGAGCAGCGTGGGCAACCCGCGGCAGAAGTAG